Within Vannielia litorea, the genomic segment GAGGACACACCAATGGCCCGCGAATACCCCCTTACGCGCTACCGTAACTTCGGGATCATGGCGCACATCGACGCCGGCAAGACCACCACGACCGAGCGTATCCTTTACTACACCGGCAAGTCGCACAAGATCGGCGAAGTGCACGACGGTGCTGCGACCATGGACTGGATGGAGCAGGAGCAGGAGCGCGGGATCACCATCACGTCGGCTGCGACCACCACCTTCTGGCAGCGCCAGATCGACCCGACCTCCGAAGGCACCAGCGACACCAAGTTCCGCTTCAACATCATCGACACCCCCGGCCACGTCGACTTCACCATCGAAGTCGAGCGTTCGCTGGCCGTGCTCGACGGTGCGATCTGCCTGCTCGACGGCAACGCCGGCGTGGAGCCCCAGACCGAGACCGTCTGGCGCCAGGCCGACCGCTACAAGGTTCCGCGCATCGTGTTCGTCAACAAGATGGACAAGATCGGCGCCGACTTCTTCAACTGCGTGAAGATGATCAAGGACCGCACCGGCGCGACCCCGATCCCGGTGAACTTTCCGATCGGTGCCGAAGACCAGCTCGAGGGCATCGTCGACCTGATCCACATGGAAGAGTGGGTCTGGAAGGGCGAAGACCTGGGCGCCTCCTGGGAGCGCGGCCCGATCCGTGACGACCTGAAGGCAACCGCCGAAGAGTGGCGCAGCACCCTCATCGAGGCCGCCGTCGAGATGGACGACGCCGCGATGGAAGCCTACCTCGAGGGCGAGGAGCCCGACGAGGAGACCCTGCGCAAGCTGATCCGCAAGGGCTGCCTGTCGCTGAGCTTCGTGCCGGTGTTCGGCGGCTCCGCGTTCAAGAACAAGGGCGTCCAGCCCCTCCTGAACGCCGTGGTGGACTTCCTCCCCGGCCCGCTCGACGTGCCCGCCTACATGGGCTTCTCGCCCGACGATGAGAACGAAGAGCGCAACATCGCCCGCAAGGCCGATGACGCCGAGCCCTTCTCGGGCCTCGCGTTCAAGATCATGAACGACCCCTTCGTGGGCTCGCTCACCTTCACCCGGATCTACTCCGGCGTTCTGAAGAAGGGCGACAGCA encodes:
- the fusA gene encoding elongation factor G → MAREYPLTRYRNFGIMAHIDAGKTTTTERILYYTGKSHKIGEVHDGAATMDWMEQEQERGITITSAATTTFWQRQIDPTSEGTSDTKFRFNIIDTPGHVDFTIEVERSLAVLDGAICLLDGNAGVEPQTETVWRQADRYKVPRIVFVNKMDKIGADFFNCVKMIKDRTGATPIPVNFPIGAEDQLEGIVDLIHMEEWVWKGEDLGASWERGPIRDDLKATAEEWRSTLIEAAVEMDDAAMEAYLEGEEPDEETLRKLIRKGCLSLSFVPVFGGSAFKNKGVQPLLNAVVDFLPGPLDVPAYMGFSPDDENEERNIARKADDAEPFSGLAFKIMNDPFVGSLTFTRIYSGVLKKGDSITNSTKGKKERIGRMMMMHSNNREEIEEAFAGDIIALAGLKETTTGDTLCDSQKQVVLETMTFPDPVIEIAVEPKTKADQEKMAQALQRLAAEDPSFRVETDLESGQTIMKGMGELHLDILVDRMKREFKVEANIGAPQVAYRETIGHEVEHTYTHKKQSGGSGQFAEVKMVISPTEPGEGYSFESRIIGGTVPKEYIPGVEKGIKSVMDSGPLAGFPVIDFKVALIDGKFHDVDSSVLAFEIASRMCMREGLKKAGAKLLEPIMKVEVVTPEEYTGGIIGDLTSRRGMVQGQDTRGNANVINAFVPLANMFGYINNLRSMSSGRANFTMQFDHYEPVPQNISEEIQAKYA